CGTGTGCGAAGCGTCGCTGTCCCGCGTGCGGCGCGGCCCCGTCGAAGCCGGCGGTCCTGTAGTAGACGGGCAGAAGGCTGATGGGAAGGCCTACCTCGGCAGCCGCCGCGAGCACGGCCTCGGTTGTTTCGGGCCCGCGCGCGCCGTTCGGACCATGATGCAGGTAGTGGAACTCGACTACGTGAGTGAAGCCTGTGCGCAGCATGCGGGCATACCCGTGCCGCGCGGTGTCGAACAGTTGCGCGGGGGTGATCGAGTTGGCCAGCCGGTACATGGCTCGGCGCCAACTCCAGAAGGAGTCGTCCCCTCGCGCCTCCTCGCCGAAGCCGGCCAGTGCGCACTGGAAGATGTGCGAGTGCGCGTTCGGCATGCCGGGAACCGCGAGTCCCCCGTCGTAGGTGACCCCGCCGTCGCGAACCGCGCGGATGGCGCGGATCGTCCCGTCCGGAGCGACCTCGACCGACCGGTCCCGCTCGAGTCCTCCGGGGCCCAGGATCGCGCGAAACCTCAGCGTGCGGCTCTTGGTACTCACAGTTCCGACAATACGCGGCGGTCGGTCGGGGCGGGTAGCCCACCGATACATCATCCGCCCTCTGCGCGTTATCTCTTAGGATCTTCGGAGATGCTTCAATATCGATCTCCCGGGAGTTGTCCCGGCGTGCTCCGTTGCGCCGGACATGCCCTCGGCATTGAGGAGAATCGCCTTGAGTCGCCTTGTCGGCGTTGTGTTGATCGGCCTTCTCGCGGGCCTCGCGGCCCATCCGTCCGTCGTCTCCGCCCAGGGGGTCACGACCGCCGGCGTGGCGGGGCGCGTGATCGACGCCGACGGAGCGCCGGTGGCCGGGGCCCGGGTCGAGTTCCGCCACACCCGGACCGGCGCCACCCACACGGTACTGAGCGACGAGTTGGGCCGTTTCAGCCTCGCCAATCTTCGGCCCGGCGGGCCGTACACGCTGGACGTCGCTCGCATCGGACTGACCCCGGTGACGCGGGACGGCCTGACGCTCATCGCCGGACAGCGGCTGCGGCTCGAGGTTCAACTCTCCGAGACGGCGGTTCCCCTGCCCGAACTCTCCGTCCGGGTCGAGACGGATCCGGAGTTCGACCCCACCCGCATGGGCTCGACGACCGTCGTCGACCGCGAGACCCTGGAGACGCTCCCCACGATCTCGAGGGACTTCACGGGATTCGCCCGACTCTCCCCGCTCGTGGCGGTGGACGAGATGGGCACCTCCGTGGCCGGATCGAACATCCGCTTCAACAACATCCAGGTGGACGGCGCCCTCAATCAGGACGTCTTCGGCCTCTCGCCCACCGGGGTGGCTGGCGGACAGGCGCGGGGGCGGGTCATCCCGCTCGCGGCGATCGAGGAGCTCCAGGTGCTCACGGCGCCGTACGACGTCCGCCAGTCCGGGTTTACCGGCGGCGTCCTCAACGCCGTGACCCGGACGGGGTCCAACGAGTTCGGTGGATCGGCGTTCGGATTCTTCCGCAACGACGCGCTGGTCGGCGATGCGCTGATCGGCGGCCACCTGCGGGAGCCCGGTGAGCTGGACAACGTGTTCGCGGGCTTCGATGTCGGCGGTCCCATCGTGCGCGACCGGCTGCACTTCTTTGTCGCCGGAGAGGTCGAGGGCCGCGAGCGGCCGCCCGATGGGTTCACGGTGGGCGTGGACGACATCGTCCGGACGAAGCTCGACCCGGATTCCATAGGGCGCGTCTCGAGACTTCTCAGGGGCTACGGCGCGGATGCCGGTGAAGCGGGCCTGTACACGCTGGAGAACAATCTGGCGAACGTGTTCGCACGCTTCGACGCGCGTCCCGACGCCAACAACTCCCTCATGCTGCGCTACAACTTCGCCTACGCGGCGGACGATCCCGCGACCAACCGCCTGCCGGGCGACGTGTACGAAATGTCGTCCACCGGCACTCGAATCGAGTCGCGCAACCAGTCGATCGGCGCGCAATGGCTGTCCGCGCCGAGCCCCACACTGTCGAACGACCTCATGGTGAACGTGCAATTCCTGCGCGATCGGGAAACGGCGAACGCGCTCTTCCCGCGCGTCGAGGTCCGACTCCAAGGGGGCGTCCCCGGGGCCGGGTTCCGGAGGGAAGTGCGGGCGGGTTCGAACTATTCGGGCCCGGACGGCGAACTCGATCAGAACATCCTGCAGATCTCGAACGCGCTGACCCTGGTTCTCGGGAACCACCACATTACCCTGGGCGGCGGGTTCGAACGGTTTTCGATCCGTCGCGAGTATCTGCCCGGAAGCCTCGGCAGCTACTACTTCAACTCGGCCGAAGACCTGGAGGCGAACACGCCGAGCGAGTATGTGATCCACGTCCCTCTCGCGGAGGACGCGGGCGCCGCGCGGTTTTCGGTGAA
This sequence is a window from Candidatus Palauibacter australiensis. Protein-coding genes within it:
- a CDS encoding carboxypeptidase regulatory-like domain-containing protein, whose product is MSRLVGVVLIGLLAGLAAHPSVVSAQGVTTAGVAGRVIDADGAPVAGARVEFRHTRTGATHTVLSDELGRFSLANLRPGGPYTLDVARIGLTPVTRDGLTLIAGQRLRLEVQLSETAVPLPELSVRVETDPEFDPTRMGSTTVVDRETLETLPTISRDFTGFARLSPLVAVDEMGTSVAGSNIRFNNIQVDGALNQDVFGLSPTGVAGGQARGRVIPLAAIEELQVLTAPYDVRQSGFTGGVLNAVTRTGSNEFGGSAFGFFRNDALVGDALIGGHLREPGELDNVFAGFDVGGPIVRDRLHFFVAGEVEGRERPPDGFTVGVDDIVRTKLDPDSIGRVSRLLRGYGADAGEAGLYTLENNLANVFARFDARPDANNSLMLRYNFAYAADDPATNRLPGDVYEMSSTGTRIESRNQSIGAQWLSAPSPTLSNDLMVNVQFLRDRETANALFPRVEVRLQGGVPGAGFRREVRAGSNYSGPDGELDQNILQISNALTLVLGNHHITLGGGFERFSIRREYLPGSLGSYYFNSAEDLEANTPSEYVIHVPLAEDAGAARFSVNQLSAFVQEEARIGDRLNVRLGVRMDVPLMPDAPAHNPAVESSFGLDTSKLPSGTVMFSPRAGFNLGLGADRGTQIRGGMGLFTGRPPFAWLANAYQNTGLSSVFLTCRRRNLGVPDPEIVPTFDPRAPSPTACADGSGGDFGVPTVTAFDPDFRFPRDFKASFGIDQRLPAGFVLSLEGIYTRAVNQIAFEDMNIGPAIPDSERTEENGFTYGFGYGTRQVFGDPGDGSEFVDPPPGEPPDAREPIFIPRRVDEAFAQVIRIGDRARNFSYAVSARLRKQFGDRLSVDVGYAYNRSSDVQSLASLDAIANYGFTAVSGDPNDPLRQASLFDRPHRLVASATAALPRMLGGGRLSLLYVGQSGRPYSYVYADDINGDTYPGFGRALDLANDLIYVTAGGFDFPGGGQAPISGILFEQLMLQEPCLLENRRRILNRNACRTPWSNELDLRFSQPFRLGGAEVALTLDVLNVLNLVDSAWGHVQTVNPIVKLLSVEDRIEDDFDLTNMTPEPDDPLRARYAGPLQFGDTGGVRAAVPYLPQIGASQWQAQFGIGIRFR